From the genome of Naumovozyma castellii chromosome 7, complete genome:
CCTTTACCTTCAGGTTCATATTTTCAGGTAATAGAATAGGTCTGAAACTTAATGTATGAGGACAAATTGGCGTAACCGATATAGCATTGATGCTTGGGTGTACTAAAGCGCCTCCCGCACTTAGGGAATAAGCTGTGGATCCTGTTGGTGTTGCAATGATCAACCCATCTGCTTGAGCCACTGTCATCAAGGAATCATCACCATACAACTCTAAGTTCGAGATAAACGGACAGGTACCCCTATCAATAGTCATTTCATTCAATACATGATGCGTTGATACTTGTTCCATTATGCATACCTTTTTACCCGTTTCAGAATCATATTCTGGTTTATTTCTATGATAAATCTTACATTCTAGTCGCATTCTTAAATTGATTTTTACCTTTTCTGTCAGTATTTTCCTTAGATCCtgtttgaaatattcaaaattgaaatttgttaaAAATCCTAATGAACCCAATGAGAAGGAGACCGTTGGCGGCACTGATTTTTGGAAAACGGTGGAGACAAATAAAACCGTTCCGTCACCACCCAAGGTTACACataaatcaaagaaatcatcatGCTTGGCTATAAATTCCTGATTCCAATATCTTATTCTTGATTCTCTACATTTTGTATCATCACATATTTCGTCAGCTGCAAATTGATTTGATCCCTTGAAAGTGTCTTCAacataaatattcaaatttgggAAAGTAGTCAAAAGCCATTCCACTAGTTCTCTTGTTAGAAATATTAATGAGACATCTGTAGTttttgtaataataatcagATTTTCTACATTCAGTTGTACTTTAGTTTTCGTTAGATTTTTACTCAACATTCTAACACCGTACGCGGTCGATGCGTACTCAACGTGCTTCTTATGATGTTTAGCTCCAGGGGAGGGTTCCGAGGAAATACGCCTTACCATCTCCTTTACCGTCTTCAATTCAGCACAGGTATCCAAGCTAGGTCCATCTTCTAACGCAAGGTCATCGTGATAACTCTCTGAATCCTGGGATATTTTCTTAGTCAACTTGGGAGGAACACTTGACGCCTTCTGtaattttggaaaaga
Proteins encoded in this window:
- the YEF1 gene encoding NADH/NAD(+) kinase (ancestral locus Anc_1.484), with the translated sequence MIETKDDKHYMVPFPIEDTSEITTMYNSSTALSEKGESCTSTSSFPKLQKASSVPPKLTKKISQDSESYHDDLALEDGPSLDTCAELKTVKEMVRRISSEPSPGAKHHKKHVEYASTAYGVRMLSKNLTKTKVQLNVENLIIITKTTDVSLIFLTRELVEWLLTTFPNLNIYVEDTFKGSNQFAADEICDDTKCRESRIRYWNQEFIAKHDDFFDLCVTLGGDGTVLFVSTVFQKSVPPTVSFSLGSLGFLTNFNFEYFKQDLRKILTEKVKINLRMRLECKIYHRNKPEYDSETGKKVCIMEQVSTHHVLNEMTIDRGTCPFISNLELYGDDSLMTVAQADGLIIATPTGSTAYSLSAGGALVHPSINAISVTPICPHTLSFRPILLPENMNLKVKVSLKARGNAWASFDGKGRFELQKGDYITVSASPYAFPTVESSPTEFFDGISRTLNWNVREQQKSFTHMLSLKNRKKLAIESNYEHDSDEDIEERKLEKQLSGEHLTDSSETENENSNDYEEEIRVALPKIETVHV